The genomic segment TCGTTCCATGCTCCGGTTTCGGGAAGATGTTCATCGAGATAGTAGTTCGAAAATAGATCACGATTTGTCCGAAAGTCGGGCTCAGTTTTCATATGGCGAACTCCGAGTGAGGCTAACGCTGAGAACCGCTTTTACGTCTGTATAGCATTGACATCCCCCCGCGCCTAAAGGCACAGGGATTTTCCTCTCCCTTTAGCTTAACCGAGGCGCTAATCCCCTTTCCTCAACGAGCACCGAAGGCGCGAGCCGTCAGGCGAGCGATAGGGTGGGGTAGTTCACTGCCGATGACTCCATGATCCCAGTGGCGGCACTCCGAGCGTCTTCGGGTCCGTTCGATCCGTGTCAGAGAGCTACCAAAGTACAGATGGGTACGGACATGCAAGTGCACGCCGAGATTTAACGTGTCTTTTCGTTGCTGGGAGTGTATGATGAGTGATCAATACGAGGGTGCGATGTGCGACGAAACGTCCGATACGCAAGAAGAACTCCAAGGACACAACCAAAAGGGGCACGCTCAGCAGATGTGATGACACACCACCTCCCAAACCGAGACGAACGAGCCTTGATTTTGGCCGGCCGAATGGCATCGGAGCATCACCCACAGTAGCGACGCTTGCTGCCATGGCTCTATCTCATCGAGGAGTTGCGACGAACCCTTATTTCGTTCCGTAGTCCACGTAGCGATATGGAAGGAACAGCAGCGCACAAGGTGTCGGACGGAAAACTCGTCGAGGTGCGTGTCACCTATGATGAGGCGTTCGAGAACGTGACTATCCGAGGTGATTTCTTTCTCGAACCTCCCACAGCCCTCGAAGAACTGGAAGCAGCCATCGAAGGGCTCCCAACGGACAGTGATCGCGCTCGGATCGTTGGGGCGATTCAGGGAGTGGAAGCACAACTCATCGGTTTTGACGCGGAGGCTCTCGCAACGGCCCTTGAGGAGGCAGTCCATCGATGAGGGTCATCCACGGAGATCCGTTTCCGGAGCCGATCCATCATGCGCTCGATCAAGTGTTACTCGATCGGATCGCAACCGGTGAGCGTGAGCCGGTTCTCAGGTTCTGGTATCGGGCGGCTCCGGCCGTCCCGATAGGGCGGTTCCAATCGTACGAAAACGAGGTCGCTGTCGACTACGTTAGCGAACACGATATCGATGTCGTCCGGCGAATCACCGGTGGTGGTGCGATGTACGTCGCCCCCGGCGACGTGATCACCTACTCCCTGTATCTCCCGCGGACGGACGTCCCCGACGACGTCGAAGCGAGTTATGAACTACTGGATGAGCCGATCGTCGAAGCGTTGAGAGGGGTCGGCGTGGCTGCACGACACGAACCACTAAACGATATCGTTCATCCCGATGGGAAACTCGGAGGAGCTGCCCAACTCCGTGTCGACCACGGCGTCCTTCACCACGCAACGTTGAGTTATGCCCTCGATATCCGTGAAATGTTGCGAGTCC from the Halocatena salina genome contains:
- a CDS encoding lipoate--protein ligase family protein is translated as MRVIHGDPFPEPIHHALDQVLLDRIATGEREPVLRFWYRAAPAVPIGRFQSYENEVAVDYVSEHDIDVVRRITGGGAMYVAPGDVITYSLYLPRTDVPDDVEASYELLDEPIVEALRGVGVAARHEPLNDIVHPDGKLGGAAQLRVDHGVLHHATLSYALDIREMLRVLRIGEEKLSDKAVQSAEQRVARIADHTEATRETIIQAIADAYAERYGDGIASLADKEIERAEELAAARFDTDDWNRQR